The window GGCCGCACCTCCATGGGAATGACAGGGTTCGTTTATAGGATAGCTTCTAATAAAAAAGCCATTCATGTATTCATGAATGGCTTTTTTTATTGGCTACTTCCTGATTTCCTGATTAAGAAAGCTAATACCTTATTTACCTTTTATTTGATGATTACTGAACTGCAGTTACTGCTTTGTAAGCATTCACTCTGCCGTGGCCATACAGCGGGTCTCTGCCAGGTTTACCCAGATCATCAGCTGAAGCTCTCATTACTGCTTCAACTTTAGCAGGATCCATGTCTCCGCCATTCTGGCCAACGATCAGCGCAGCAACACCTGCAGCATGAGGTCCAGCCATGCTGGTGCCTACAGACCAATAGTAGTTACCGGCTGGATTAGTGCCATTGCCAGCGCTGTACACATAATCAAATGCATAAGCATATTGACGAATACCGGCGATGCTAATGATTTCAAAACCACGATCTTCAAATGCTAGAAGATAATCACCACCTGGGGCTGCAAAATCCACATCAGATGTTCCGTAGTTTGAATACGAAGCCAGATTATCAAGATTAGTATTGAATGGATCCAGTATCCAGCCAATTGGGGCAGTAGCAGATATTGAAATCACACTTGGTGAACTGGATGGTATATGAACCAAAGATTTGTCACGCTGACCATTGTTGGCATCATTACCGGCAGAAGCGATAAGAGTAACTCCTTGTTGTTTCGCATAAGAGGTTACTTTATTGATAGCGGTGATCAACTCCTGAACGGCTTTTGTATCGCTAACGATAAAGTCATCGGAAGGATCATCTGGTGTCCCATTGTCATCTAGGAACTTGCCGTTACGTGGAACAGCAGCTCCTAAGCTCATATTAATTACATCAGCACCCTGCGCTGTAGCATGCAGAATACCCTGCATCATCCATCCAAAAGAGCCCGAACCTGAATCACGCAATACTTTCACAAGAATCAGTTGTGCTTCCGGAGCAACACCAATAATGCCTATCCCATTGTCGGCAGCAGCGATAGTACCGGCAGTGTGAGTGCCGTGGCTGCCAACATCTGGAAGTGCATATTGTAATACCTCACCAGTTACAAAGTTCTTAGACGCGGCCATATCTATGTTTGGGGCCAGGTCAGGATGATCCAGGTCAAAGCCACTGTCAAGTACTGCTATGCGAACCCCTTTGCCACGAGCTCCTGCATTCCATGCTTCAGGTGCGTCTATTGCATCATGTCCCCACTGCAGGTCAAAACGCTGGTCATCATCTCCGCTGAAAGGAGGATTGCCATAGGTGTCCTCATCAGCTTCTATTACTTTATGTGTTGTTGGATCATACCACTGTACTTCCAGATCTCGAATCACAGAGCTTACACCTTTTATTTTGCCAGCTTTGGCAGCAAAATTGGGATCGGTTGAAGTAACGGTTGCAATACCTACTTCATCCATTGTTGCAGTTACCTCACCATTCAGAGATTTAATCTGTTGTTTTAGATCAGCCGGAAGGGTGCCTGTTGAAATCACAATGTAGCTATTGTATTTCAGCTTAATCAGCTGACTGGCTGAGCCATCATTCAGGTTTGCTGCACTCATAATGGCAGGAGATGTTGGATTCTCTGCATCAAGCTCTAGATTGTCGCTGCAGCTGAAGGACACAGTAAGGCCTAGCATAAGGCCGTAAACGGCCCCGGATTTGTAATTAATCTTCATAGATTTTTTAAAAGATGGATATGTGATTGTGTAATGAATACAAAGGAATAAGTAAAAAAGTGCGTTGTAGCAGCAATTATTTTTAAAAAAGATAAATAGCTTCCAAATGATTGGGTAGTAACTATTATTATCAAAACAAGTTAATAATCAATGAATCAAAATCCAATTAAAATTTTAAAATGAAATTTATTTTTAACGTACATGCCCTTTGTTGAGCAATCTGTTGTATTACTATCATGTAAGATATACAATATGATTGCCTGTAAAAAATGGTGTAATAATTTTAATGATATTTTAATATGTAACTACCGTTCATGCCTGTCTGCAGCTGATGTTAATGATGGAGCAGAAAACAGCTGCCGGAAGTGCAGGTAAAATTCTCCTGCGCATTTGTAACTTATGCCAAATCTTTTTACTTGCCGGAGAATTCTATTTTTAGATCTGTCATAAATCCTGCTGCCATGAAGGTTATTTTTTTCAGCACAAAAGCATACGATAAACAATTCTTTACCCAGGCTAATCAGCAATGGGGATTTAATCTTGATTTTCTGGAAGTGCCTCTGAACCGCAGCACTGCCGTACTGGCCAGAGGCCATGAGGTGGTATGTGTGTTTGTAAACGATGTAGTTAATGCCGATGTGCTGGAGGAGCTGGCACGGCAGGGCGTAAGGCTACTGGCTTTGCGCTGCGCCGGCTACAACAATGTAGACCTTAAAAAGGCTGCCGAGCTGGGTATCAAGGTAGTGCGTGTACCTGCTTACTCACCCTATTCAGTAGCAGAGCATACCCTTGCCCTTATTCTGACCCTGAACCGCAAGACCCACAGGGCCTACAACCGGGTTAAGGAGGGTAACTTTGCCCTCAGTGGACTAATGGGTTTTGATTTGCATGGCAAAACGGTAGGGCTGATAGGCCTGGGCAAAATCGGACTTGTTACCGGCCGTATCCTGAAAGGCTTTGGCTGCAGGGTGCTGGGCTATGATATCCAAAGATCAGCAGAAGCAGACGAGACAGGCATAGAATTTTCAGACCTGGATATGCTTTACGCCCAGTCGGATATTATCTCCCTGCACTGCCCCCTGACGCCCGATACCTACCACCTGATTAACGAGAACAGCATTGCCCGGATGAAAAAAGGAGTGATGCTGATCAATACCAGCCGTGGAGCGCTTATAGATACCAGGGCAGTGATTGCAGGTCTTAAAAGCGAACAGATCAGCTACCTGGGGCTGGATGTGTACGAAGAAGAAGCTGACCTGTTTTTTGAAGATCTCTCCAGCAGGGTAATCCAGGACGATGTTTTCATGCGCCTGCTCTCTTTTAACAATGTACTGATCACCGGCCACCAGGCCTTCTTTACCAGCAATGCCCTGCAAAGTATTGCCGAGGTAACGCTGCATAATATTTCCCAGTTTCAAAATCAGCAGGCGCTGCAAAATGAGGTTTGTCTGGCCTAAACCTGCCTCTTAACCCGGAATGCCTTGCTGCTATGGCCTATTTCCTAGCCCTTTTGCCTATTGTACTGCTCATTGTGCTTTCGCTGCTGCGAAGTGTAAAGGAGGCTGTGCTGGTGGCTGCCCTGCTAAGTGCCGTGCTTTTTTTTTACTGGGGTGCAGGGGTAAATCATTTTCTGGGTACCCTGGCTGTATCGCTGGTTACCACACTTAACATTCTGATGATCGTGTTCGGGGCTGCCTTTCTGTACAACATCATGGATAAAACAGGGATGATTGGTAAAATAAGCCACTCTCTGGATGATCTGCACCCCTCTAAGGAACTACGCTTTTTTCTACTTGCCATCTGCCTCACTGCTTTTTTCGAAGGGTGGCTGGCTTTGGTACGCCGGGTGCCATTGTGCCACTGCTGCTCATAGCCATGGGCTTTGAGGCGGTACTTTCTGTATCGGTGGTGCTGCTGTTCGATGGACTTTTTGCCCTTTTTGGGGCGGTTGGTACCCCTGTATTGATTGGCCTGCAGGTACCGCTGCAGCTATCGCCCCATCAGGTACAGCAGATCAGCCTGCTGGCTGCCGGGCTGGGGGTGCTGGCAAGCAGCGTAATATTGCTGTTTATCTTCAGGCTTTTTGCTGCCAGCCATGCGCCCCTGCAACATAAGGGAAAAGTAGTTTTGCTCTACCTCTTTTTTGCCGTTCCCTTTTGCCTGTTTGCATACCTGATTGCCGAGCTGGCCACCGTACTGGCCGCCCTGCTGATGCTGGCGCTCTCCATCTGGTATTTAAAACGCCGGGACACCCGCATCGACCTTAGCCCCTGGCTGCCCTATCTGCTGCTGGCTATCCTGCTCTTACTACCCAAGCTTTTTAATCCCCTAAGCCGCTGGATTGGCTGGGATGTAGGTTTCGCAGATCTATTTGGCAGCGGCATCAGCACTTCCTTCAAGCCGATGCAATCGCCCCTGATTCCATTTTTGATCGTGGGCTTTGGCGTAGCCTTATACAAGAAAAGCCCGTCACTTTACCTGGGAGATGCGTTTAAAAAGATTCTCAATGTGTTTGTGGTGCTGTTTCCTTCCATTGCCGTTGCACAGCTGATGATCAATTCAGGCGTAACGCAGCCCTCCATGATCCAGTATATTTCAGAGCTGCAGAGCGGCCTGGGGAGCTTCTACCCCCTTATGGCTCCTTTTGTAGGAGTGGTTGGTGCATTTATTACCGGCAGTACCACTATTTCTAATGTAGTATTTGGTGCATCGCAGCTGGAAACAGCTCAGCTCCTGGCCATGGAGCCGGTTGTTATTCTATCGCTGCAGCATACAGGTGCTGCGCTGGGTAACTCCATCTGCCTGTTCAATATTAATGCTGCCGCCTCTATTGCCAACCTGCAAAATTACCGGCAGGTGCTGGCAAATAACCTGCTGCCTGCTGTTTGTGGTACCCTGCTGGCAGGCCTGTTGGGTTTGGGACTCTTGTTTCTGCTTTAGAAGACTATAGCAGGTAGTGCGCCGGGAACAGTAGGGCTTTGGTTGCCAGCCTGATTACTGTAGACTTAAAACACTAATGCCTGAAATTAAGCTGATCTTTTCTATTACTATGGTTTTTTTACTACTATAGCAGTACTGAAGAGGTGCTGATCAAAAGCCCGTTTTATCATTGCTTCTTTATTTAACATTAGTCCTATCAATGGAGATTCATAATATCAGGATCAGGGTACCCATTAGTGTTCCCTACGCCTCGCTGGAAGAAGCGATAAGGTTGAAAATGGTTGGAGAATATATTTCAGCAAAAGACGATTCCGGAGCGGAGGTAAAATACGCGCAGATTCTCGGTGTAAGCCTTTTTAATAGCAGCCTGAAGAATTATGACCTAACCCTGGCCTTAAGGCTAAAGGTGCTGCGTACGCTGTTTAAAAAGGATAGTGTTGATATCTACGTCCATGCAGCGATGGGGTATGACAATAGCAGGCAAGAACTTTTTTTGAGCCGTTACAACATGGATGTGCGAACTCAGAGCAGTTTTTACAACACCGGCCTGGAGGTGTTGGCCAACACAATAGCCAATAGTAAAATAATGGGTAAATCCAGGGTCAACCTGGGTGCAAAAATAGGGGAGCAGGTCCGGAAGATCAACAGCCAGCTGGAAACAGGTCTTGATGTGAAAGGCCTGAAGCTGACAGGTACCGTTGCCTCGGTAGAGGTGCAGAATATTATGCTGCAGGAAGCCAGCCTTTCACTCGTCGTGATTGTAAGTGCAGATGTTGAAGTGCAGGTGATTGATCTGACCAGCCTGCTTCCTCCCGGTTTACTACCTGGTTCAGGAGGTGTGGCGCAATAGCTTTTTCACTATTGTCTTGTGATTTTACCAGCATCAGGGGTGTTTTTACACCAGCATGATGCCGGCTGCAAAACGGCCGGAGTCGCCTTTTCTGGCAGAGAAAAAGTGCTGGTTGTTTTTTACCGTACACAGGTTTGTAATTTCTATGGCGGAGTCTTTAACACCGAACTCCTGCAGCTGCATTTTATTAGCCATCCAGAGATCAAGCCTGGCCTTTTGGCCGGCCTGTGGATTAAGTAAATCACTATGTGCCCCAAATGCTTTCTCTACCTCCTGCACCACCTCCGGGCCAACCTCGTAAGATTCCTGGCACACAGAAGGCCCTATGCAGGCTAACAGATCTGTGCCCCTTGTGCCAAAAGCCGATTGCATTTCCTGAAGCGTCTTTTTCAGTATATGGGCAACAGTGCCTCTCCAGCCTGAATGTACGGCGCCTACCGCAGCATTCTTTCGGTCGTACAGCAGAATGGGCACACAGTCGGCCGCCAGAACAGCAATGCAGAGGCCTTTTTCATTGGTGATGAGTGCATCTGTTTCCATCAGCTCCTGCTTTTCTGTATGGCTGCTTACCCTTGTAATATTGGTTTTATGCACCTGTGATGGTAAGTACAGCTGATGCTCCCCAACGCCCATGGCTGCTGCCAGCCGGCTTCTGTTGGTCTGTATCTCTTCCCGGTCTGGCGAGCTTGAGTAGCTTAGGGTAAACTCTTTTCCCTCTTCTGCTGTGCTTCTGTCGGTTATAAAATGCTTAACCGCAGCTTCTTTGCTTAAGCTTTCACACTGCCATAGCCTGAGGCCATTCATTAAGACTTGCTTCATATTACAATTTTTGCCGGGTGCTGATAAATGCACTTTAAATATAGCTAAAAACTATTGCAGGTGCAGCCGCAGACTTTTTCAGGAGATAAGTCAAATAAACCGCTCTGGCCGGAATAACAAAAATAAATGTATGTAGCATCACAGGCTTTGGTCTTTTCAGAAAAAGGGATCAGGCACTAATAAGTTGTTTGTAGAATAAAAATGTTATTTTTTTTTGCCTTCCAATGGTGGGTTTTTTTAGTTTTACCTCCGGACATGCACTACTTTTTAGGAGGTTATCCTTATTTAAGATCCTCCACATGTTGATGGCTTGTTTTTGGCCATGGATTATATGCCAGTGCATCGTTTAAAAAACAGGACAGATAGCAGGGATCATACCCATGCAATATTAGTCCTGAATATGTTAACCCTGGATAGGACATTTCTTTTACCTTATTATCAAAAAGGGCTTATGTTTTTTGAGCTGTAGCTTTAATTTTTTCAGAGGGCAGCATTTCGTTAATGTACTTAAGAATGGATGAGCTGAGGAGTTATAAAAATAGGTTAACGTTTTCTGAGGTTAGGTTTGAGGCGATTGCACAAACGGCTACTGATGTTATTGTTATTTCTGACGAACATTCTAACATCATTTTTGCCAATAATAAGGCATACGAGGTTTTTGGCTATCAGCAGGGAGAGCTCGTGGGCCTAAGCCTGGGTGTTCTCATGCCAGAACGTTACAGGCAGGGGCATATTACGGGCATGCAGCGTTATATGGCTTCTGGTATTCCAAAGCTTATTGGGCATACCATTGAAATTGAAGGCTTACGCAAAGATGGTACAGTATTTCCGCTGGAGCTTTCCCTGTCGTCCTGGAAGGAAGAAGAAAACTACTTTTTCTCAGGCATCATCCGCGATATAACCAAACGAAAGCAGCAGGAAAAAGAAAAAGAGAAGAACGGGTTGTTGCTGGTGGAAAAGCAGAAAGAATTAGAGGCGGCCAATGAAGAGCTTCTGCTTTTTCAGGAAGAATTACAGGCCACCAACGAAGAGCTAAGGGCCTCTAATGAAAAGCTTTCGCAAAAAGAAGTGCAGCTGCAGGCATTGAACAGCCAGCTGGAAGACAGGGTACTTAGCAGAACACGTGATCTGCAGCAGGCCCGTATCGATGCGGAACGCCAGCGGGACAGGCTGGAGCGTTTCCTGATGGAAGCACCAGCCATCATCTGTATTCACAGCGGACCGGATTTTATCTTTGAGTTTATCAACCCCCTGTACCAGCGCGTGTTCCCCGGCCGCCAATTGCTGGGCAAACCCCTGCTGGAGGGCTTGCCGGAGCTGGCAGACCAGCCTGTGTGGCCCATTATTAAACAGGTTTACGAAACTGGAGAAACCTATGTAGGCCGGGAGGTGCTAATGCCGATGGCCAGCCATGATGGCGGCCCTCTTCAAAATAATTATTACACCTTTACCTATCAGCCCCGCTACGATACAGCGGGTAAAATTGATGGCATTATGGTATTTGCCTACGATGTTACCAAGCAGGTGCAGGCCAGAAAAGTGGTGGAAGAAAGCGCTGCCCGTTTTCATTTTATGGCCGATGCCATGCCCCAGAAGGTGTGGACAGCCAATGCCAATGGAGATGTAGATTATTTTAACCAGAAATGGCTAGATTATACCGGCCTCACCTTCGAGGAGCTAAAGGGCTGGGGCTGGAGAAGTATTATACATCCTGATGATTGGGAAGAAACCAGGCTGGTATGGATGCAGTCTATAGATACCGGCCTTGATTTTCAGCTGGAACATCGCTTAAGAGCAAAAGAAGATGAATATCGCTGGCACCTGAGCAGGGGAATTGCCCAGCGTGATGCCAGTGGCACCATCAGCATGTGGGTTGGCACCAATACCGATATACACGACAGGAAAATAGCAGGTGAAAAACTCTTGCTGGCGCAGGAAGATCTGAAAGCCACAAATGCAGAACTGAACAAGATCAACAACGACCTCGATAATTTTATCTATACAGCCTCTCATGATCTGAGAAGCCCCATTTTAAATCTGGAAGGATTGGTGGCTTTGGCAAGAAAGAATTTTGAAGAGAAAATTGCAGAAAAAGACCGGTCAGTTCTGGAGATGATGGAATCTTCCATATTGCGGCTGAAAAGCACCATCCTGGATCTGGCAGAAATAACAAAGACACAGAAAGGCAGCAGCGAAGCGCCGGAGCAGCTTTTATTTGCAGCTATTCTGGAAGAGCTGAAGGCCGACCTGGCAGGTAACCTTGAGGTGACAGGTGCAAGCTTCCGGGAAGATCTGCAGGTTACCGGGTTGCTCTATCCAAAAAAGAACCTGAGGAGCATTCTATATAATCTTCTTTCCAATGCCATTAAATACCAGTCGCCACAGCGGCCCCTGGTGGTAGAGACAAAAACCTGGCGGGAGGCAGGCCATGTTGTGCTAAGTGTAACAGATAATGGCATAGGCCTTAGCCCTGAGCAGCTGCCTAAGCTCTTTACTATGTTTAAGCGGCTGCATACCCATGTAGAAGGAACTGGCATTGGTCTTTATATTGTTAAACGCATAGTAGAAAATGCCGGAGGCAGGATAGAAGTAGAGAGCAGCCTGAACCAGGGAACAAGCTTCAAAGTATATTTTAAAGCTTAGCATAACACATACAGATTTTGAAAGCTTTAAAACAGCAGCAACATCTTTATGGAATTAGCCGCATATAAAGCGGGATAGTTCTTAATTTTGCCAGCACTGATCTGACGCAAAAACACATGGGCAAGGGAAATTCTTTGATCTATAGTATACTGGCTGCTAAATGCCCCAGGTGCCGCGAGGGGAACATGTTCCTGAAAGGTGCTCTGTACACCAGGCGCTTCGCTGAAATGAATCCCCGCTGCCCCTGCTGCGGCCAGCCTTTCGAGCCAGAGCCTGGTTACTATTTTGGGGCTATGTTTGTAAGCTATGCCATTACCACCGCTATTTTTCTGGTGGCTTTGTTTTTCCTGAACCTGCTGGTGGAAGAAATAACCATGCTGATGGTCTTCATAACCGTGGTGGGCATAGTGGTTGGTCTCCTGCCTATCATCTTCAGGCTTTCCAGGTCTATCTGGATCAATATTTTTGTGCGCTACGAAGGGCCCTGTGATAAGATCAGAAAGCTATAATACCCACTAAGGATTAGTATATTGACTGATGAAGGCACCATCGGCATTGATGTTTACCTCATCGCCCACCATGGAAGCCATAAAGCCCCGGCCAATGTTAAAGTCAGAACGTTTTAATGTTCCGGTTACCTGAAAGCCAGAGGTAAGGGCTTTGGTGGTGGGGTCCTGGGTAGTGCCTTTGTACAGAAGGTCCATGCTAACCACTTTGGTTACCCCATGCATGCTTAAATCTCCGGTCAGTTTATAAGTATTAGGGCCTGTTTTAGTAATGGAGGTGCTCCTGAAGGTTATTTGTGGCAGGTTCTCCACATCAAAAAAATTATCGCTTCTTAAATCATTATCCCTTCTTTTGATATCGGTATCTATAGAAGCAGCATCTACTGTTAAACTAAAAACAGCGTCGCTGAAATCTTCTTTAGAGGAAAGAATAGTGGCCTCAAAGTTTTTAAATAAGCCATGCACCTCATTAATGCCCATGCTGGTAACACTAAAGCCAAGTTTGGATTGCTTTTGATCAGACTTCCACTGTGGTTGTGCAAACACGGCAAAAGTGTGCCATGCAATAGCAGCGAAGGTTAACATTAATTTTTTCATGGCTGTATTAGGTTTATCCCTTACTGTAGGTTATGATTTGGGCTGTTGTGTCTGCGACAGCAGCTTTTAAGCATATCAGAAGCTATTTCATATTTTTTTTAGAATTAACAAACAGATGTTGCAGGTATTTATTTTCTTTCCTGTAGCAATTGTTTGCAGTCAGCTGAACACGGCATTAGTCTTTGAAGGCCAGTCCCTTGTGCAGTTACAACAGCTGTTTGACGGTTTAAAAAACCTGGCCTGAGGTGTGCAGATTTCCTGAAGTTTTCCGGATATTTCAACTTCTCTTTTTTTCTGATGGTTTTTCAGAACGGTAAATTTTTTATTCAATCCCTGAAATTTGTTTCCAGCAGGAGGTAAGCAGCAGTACCTTTCAGGAAATATAGCTGCAACACTTTGATAATCTGCTGGAAAACCTGGATAGCCAAGGGCCGTTTTCCAGATGTTGATTTTTTTGCCAGATGGGGTAGCTCATGCTGCTGAACAAAAAATTCTATTTCAACAGTAAAAAAATTATCAGGGGCAGAAGGGGAATTCAAACGTTTACGGGCACCAGATTTACCCGCTAAGCCTGCTACACCTGGTCAGGATTGAAAACAAAATAGCAGCGAACTCTATTGATGAAGGGTAAAGATGTTTTAACTTCAGCCCTAAGGCATCCGTATTCTCATTTTATTACTGTGCACTTAATCCCCCCTCACCGCATGGATTATACGCTAAAGTGCCTCTAATTTTCTAAAAAATCCCTTTGCATATGAGCAATTACAACAAATGGTATCATCCCTACGATATTGACGAAAAATACAGTACCCGCGTAGCTTACTTCTCTATGGAGTTTGGTATCGATCAGGCTCTTAAAATCTACTCCGGCGGATTGGGCTACCTGGCAGGATCGCATATGCGCAGTGCCTATGATTTACGGCAAAATCTGATTGGCGTAGGAATGTTATGGAAGTATGGATACTATGATCAGGTTCGGAACGATGATCAGACCATGCGCATCCAGTTTCAGAAAAAATACTATACCTACCTGGAAGATACCGGCATAAAAGTACCCGTTGTGATTCATGGCAATACAGTATGGGTTAAAGCCATGGTACTAAAGCCGGAAACATTTGGTACAGTGCCTGTTTACCTGCTTACCACCGATATTCCGGAAAACGATTACCTGGCCCGCACCATTTCTTATAAGCTATATGATGTAACCCCTGAGGCCCGCATTGCACAAAGCATTGTGCTGGGTATTGGCGGTGCCAAAGTTGTAGACGCATTGGGTGGGGCTGATATATTCCATATGAATGAAGCCCATGCCCTGCCACTGGCCTTCTACAAATATGAGAAGAGAAAAGATTTGAATGCTGTCAGAAACAGGATTGTGTTAACCACACACACACCTGAAAAAGCCGGCAATGAAGAGCGTGATATTCACCTGCTCAACCGGATGAATTTCTTTAACGGCCTTCCGCTGGAGAAAGTCAGGGACATTACCGGTATGTATGGCGATATGTTTAACTATACCCTGGCGGCCCTGCGCATTGCCAGGGTGGCCAATGGCGTATCGCAGCTGCATGGCCATGTTGCACGCGATATGTGGTATGGCAATGATAATATTGCTGAAATTAAGGCCATTACCAATGCACAAAATGTGCCTTTCTGGAGAGATAAGGCACTGCAGCAGGCATTGGAAAATAGCGACGACAGGGCCCTGGTGCATCGGAAAGCCGAAATGAAAAAAACACTTTTTGAAGTGGTGGCCGACCAGACGGGCAAAATTTTTAGACCAGATGTACTCACCATTGTATGGGCCAGAAGATTTGCAGGCTATAAAAGGGCCGATCTGCTGCTGCGCGATATACACTATTTCTTTTACCTGATTAACCGCAGCGACCAGCCGGTACAGTTTATCTGGGCGGGCAAGCCTTATCCTTTCGATCATGGTGCTATCGAAATCTTCGATAAACTGGTAAAGCTTTCCTATCAGAAAGATAATTTTGCGGTATTAACGGGCTATGAGATAGACCTGTCTAAAAAACTGAAGCAGGGCGCCGATGTATGGCTTAACACTCCCCGCAGGCCACGGGAAGCATCAGGCACCAGCGGCATGACGGCAGCCATGAACGGCGCCATCAACTTTACCATTCAGGATGGCTGGATTCCTGAATTTGCGCGTCATCAGGAAAACAGTTTCCTTATTCCTGTAACGGACACTAATCTGCCGGATGCCGAACAGGACGATAATGATTATAACAACATGATGAGAATACTTCAGAACGAAGTAATACCTATGTATTACAACGACAGAAGCAGGTGGATCTCCATCATGAAGCAGGGCATGCGCGATGTGGTTCCCTACTTTAGCGCCAACAGAATGGCCGATGAATATTATCGGGAAATATACCATCACCCAAATGTGGAGTCGCAGAGTAGGGC of the Flammeovirgaceae bacterium 311 genome contains:
- a CDS encoding alpha-glucan phosphorylase (COG0058 Glucan phosphorylase), which produces MSNYNKWYHPYDIDEKYSTRVAYFSMEFGIDQALKIYSGGLGYLAGSHMRSAYDLRQNLIGVGMLWKYGYYDQVRNDDQTMRIQFQKKYYTYLEDTGIKVPVVIHGNTVWVKAMVLKPETFGTVPVYLLTTDIPENDYLARTISYKLYDVTPEARIAQSIVLGIGGAKVVDALGGADIFHMNEAHALPLAFYKYEKRKDLNAVRNRIVLTTHTPEKAGNEERDIHLLNRMNFFNGLPLEKVRDITGMYGDMFNYTLAALRIARVANGVSQLHGHVARDMWYGNDNIAEIKAITNAQNVPFWRDKALQQALENSDDRALVHRKAEMKKTLFEVVADQTGKIFRPDVLTIVWARRFAGYKRADLLLRDIHYFFYLINRSDQPVQFIWAGKPYPFDHGAIEIFDKLVKLSYQKDNFAVLTGYEIDLSKKLKQGADVWLNTPRRPREASGTSGMTAAMNGAINFTIQDGWIPEFARHQENSFLIPVTDTNLPDAEQDDNDYNNMMRILQNEVIPMYYNDRSRWISIMKQGMRDVVPYFSANRMADEYYREIYHHPNVESQSRATANEAYNQ